The DNA window CCAACATAATGATATGGCAGATTTAGAACTTCAATTAAAAGAGGCAGATCCAAGTAAAGGAAAACTTATTGTCACCGATGGTGTTTTCAGTATGTCAGGTGATTTGTGTATGTTACCAGAAATTGTTAAACTTGCAAAAATATATGATGCAAGAGTTATGGTCGATGATGCTCATGGATTTGGAGTGTTAGGAGCTACTGGACGAGGAACTGCAGAGTATTTTGGATTAGAAGATGATGTAGACATTATCATGGGTACTTTTTCTAAATCCCTTGCTAGTTTAGGAGGATATATGGTTGCAGATCGACATGTAGTCGAATATGTAAAGCATAAATCCAGACCTTTTATTTTCTGTGCAGCTATTACACCGGCTAATGCAGCTACTGCTTTAGAAGCATTAAGAATTTTAAAGGCAGAACCAGAAAGGCCAAAAGCTTTACTTGAAATTGCAAAGTATGTTAAAGAATTACTTATTAGTAAAGGCTTAGAAATTGCAAGTCATTCTATAGCACCAATTATTCCTATTTATACTTACTCGCAATTAAGAACGCTTGTTGCGTGTAAATTGTTATATGATAGAGGAGTTTATGTAAATCCAGTTTTACCACCAGCAACACCTGAAGGCGAATGTCTAATTCGAACAAGTTATACTTCAACTCATACAAAAGCATTGATGGATGAAGCGGTTGGAATCATTGCAGATGTGTTACAAAGCTTACCAGAAGCAGAAGATGAGTTAATGGATTTTTTACACAAATCATATGAGTAACTTTGTAGTTATTACAGGTGCTTCAAGTGGTATTGGATTTGATACAGCTTCTTATTTACACAAATTAGGTTATAAAGTCATTGGAATTTCTCGTAATTATCCAAAAGAGAAATATGATTTTGAATATATACTATGTGATATAACCAATCAAGAAATGATTGATAAAACAATAAAAGAAATTGAAAAATCTACAGATACAATAGATGTATTAATTAATTGTGCAGGAATGGGAATAAGTGGAGCGATTGAACATACTTCTTTGGAAGAAGTTAATTCCATCTTCCAAGTAAATGTGGTTGGAGTATTCTTACTTACACAAGCTGCTATCCCGTTATTAAGAAAATCTAAACGCGCAAAAATTATCAATATTGGTTCTGTTGCAGGTGAACTATCCATTCCTTTTCAAGCGTTTTATTCCATGACAAAAGCTAGCATTGGCATGTTTTCTGAGTGCTTAAGAATGGAACTTAAACCATTTTGTATTGATGTTACTACAGTTTTGCCAGGCGATACAAAAACAGGTTTTACTAAAAACCGTATTCAACCAAAAGTGATTCAAGATGAACTCTACAAGGATCGAATTAAACGCTCCATTGAAAAGATGGAAAAAGATGAAGAAAATGGAAAACCGGCAAGTAGTGTTACCAAAGTCATCTACAAATTAATGAAACGAAAATCAATGCCAGTAAGTGTAACAGTTGGATTTGAATACAAATTATTTGTATTTTTAAAAAGAATTTTACCAAAGAGATTTGTTAATTGGTTACTTTACCAAATGTATGCAAAATAAGCAAAAAGCATAGCTATTTGCTTTTTTTTTAGGAAATCGAGTTATAATATAAGAATAAAGATGGTGATATTATGAAAAAAGATATTTATGAATGTATTAAACTAGATCGTCATGGATATGGGCTTGTTTTGGATAATAATCGAACTTTTACAATTGCTAATCTTTTGCCTTTTGAAAAAGCAGAAATTACAATCTTTCAAAATGGTTTTGGGAAAGTAGAAAAGTTCATCAAAACATCTGATGACCGTGTTAAAGCGAAGTGTTCTAAATTTAACGAATGCGGAGGCTGCCAACTACAACACATTCCATATCTTCAACAAGTTGAACTTAAAACAAATTTAGTAAAAGAATATCTAGAACAATATTCTTTGGATTCTTCT is part of the Bacillota bacterium genome and encodes:
- a CDS encoding aminotransferase class I/II-fold pyridoxal phosphate-dependent enzyme is translated as MDLFKKCVEFTTVDEYKGIGIYPYFHALETKQDIEVTMEGHRKIMIGSNNYLGLTGDERVIQAGIKALQEFGSGVSGSRFLNGTLTTHIILENELAEFLHKEACVTFSTGFQTNLGIISAIAGRNDLIFCDRENHASIYDGARLSYAKMIRYQHNDMADLELQLKEADPSKGKLIVTDGVFSMSGDLCMLPEIVKLAKIYDARVMVDDAHGFGVLGATGRGTAEYFGLEDDVDIIMGTFSKSLASLGGYMVADRHVVEYVKHKSRPFIFCAAITPANAATALEALRILKAEPERPKALLEIAKYVKELLISKGLEIASHSIAPIIPIYTYSQLRTLVACKLLYDRGVYVNPVLPPATPEGECLIRTSYTSTHTKALMDEAVGIIADVLQSLPEAEDELMDFLHKSYE
- a CDS encoding SDR family oxidoreductase, with protein sequence MSNFVVITGASSGIGFDTASYLHKLGYKVIGISRNYPKEKYDFEYILCDITNQEMIDKTIKEIEKSTDTIDVLINCAGMGISGAIEHTSLEEVNSIFQVNVVGVFLLTQAAIPLLRKSKRAKIINIGSVAGELSIPFQAFYSMTKASIGMFSECLRMELKPFCIDVTTVLPGDTKTGFTKNRIQPKVIQDELYKDRIKRSIEKMEKDEENGKPASSVTKVIYKLMKRKSMPVSVTVGFEYKLFVFLKRILPKRFVNWLLYQMYAK